GATTCCGGCTACAGGCGTTGTCCTTCGCGACGCCGTTCCGGCGAATACTACCTACGTTGCGAATTCAACATTGCTCAATGCACTGCCCGTTCGTCAGCCGGATGGCGGTGTTTCCCCGCTCGCCTCAGGCATCGACATCAGTTCCTCGAATTTAACGCCGCCTCTGCCAGGTCCGAGTGCCGGAACCATCTCGCCCGGACAAAAAGCAGTTCTCCAGTTCGATCTCCGCGTCAACGACGGTACGCCTGCAGGAACGGTAATCAGCAACCAGGCTGTGGTCGATAGCGTTGAAGTGCCCGATCTCTTAACCGATGGCGACGGGAATCCGGCGACGGGTCCCGAGCCAACCGTCGTGGTCGTAGGTGCTGGACAACAGCTTTCCATTACGAAACAGGTTGCCGTGGTTGGCGGCGGTGCTGCGCTTCCGGGTGCACAGCTTGAATACGTCGTACGGGTGACGAACATTGCCGCGGTACCCGCCGTCAACGTAGTGATTACCGACGATCTCAATGCATCGCAGCCCGGCCAGCTTACTTACGTGAACGGGTCGGCGACACTGAATGGAGCTACTGCTGGAGTTTCGTTCTCCGGATCAACCATTACGGCTGACTATGGCTCGGCCACTGGTCCACTCGCTCCCGGGGAAACAGCGGTGCTCAGGTTCCGTGCCACTCTTGCGAGTGGAGCGGTGGAAGGAGCAGTTGTCACGAACACGGGCGTCGTCACCTGGAACACCCCGGCGATGACCGCCAGTGCCAGTGCAACATTTGTCGTCGGTGGGATTCCCGGCTTCGCTGCTCTGAATGGCTCCGCATGGCGCGATTCTAACTTCGACAAGATCCACGATTCCGGTGAGCGCGCGCTTGCTGGTTGGTCAGTAGACCTGTACCGCGACGGCCGACTGCTGCACACGGCAGTAACGGAAGCAGACGGCTCCTATCGAATCGTCGGAATTGAACCAAATGATGGCGCGAGCAGTCGCTACGAGTTGCGCTTCCGCGCCCCTGGCGCCGGATCGAACTCCGCAGCACTGGGCGTACCTACTTCGCCCTTCACGAACGCACCGCAGCGGATCAGCAACATCGTGGTTTCATCCGGCGCCAATTTGCAGGGCTTAAACCTGCCAATTACTCCGAATGGAGTCGTGTACAACTCGATGTCGCGCACGCCAATCGCCGGTGTAATTCTCACCTTGCGGAATGCTGGTAGTGGCGCGTCCTTGCCTGCTGCCTGTTTCGATGATGTCGCTCAGCAGGGGCAGCTTACGCTGGCGGACGGTTTCTACAAGTTCGACGTCAACTTCAGCGATCCGGCCTGCCCCAGCGGTGGAAACTACCTCATCGAGATTACGGCGCCTGCTGGATCCACTTTTGTAAGAGGCTATTCGCAAATCATTCCGCCGAAATCTGACGCAACGACTGCGGCGTTCTCCGTGCCGGCCTGCCTGGGCAGTGCGGATGACACAATTCCTGTCACTTCTCTCTTCTGCGAAGTGCAGCCTTCCGACTCGGCCCCGAGTGCAGCGGTTGCGCCTCGTAGTGCCGGGACGGTCTACCACGTTAACGTGAAGCTGGACGGCAGCCAGATGCCCGGCACAAGCCAGATCTTCAACAACCACATACCGCTTGACCCGCAACTCACTGGGTCACTCGCACTCTCGAAGACCACACCCCTGCTCAACGTGAACCGTGGGCAGATGGTCCCATACACGATTACGTTGAATAACGTTGCCGGAATGACGCTCACGGATGTGAGCATCGTGGACCGTTTGCCCGCGGGTTTTACTTACGTTGAAGGCTCTGCTGTTCTCGATGGCGTACCAACGCAACCTTCGGTCGCGGGCCGCACGCTTAGTTGGAGCGGGGTAACGGTTGCAGCAACCCAGGTCCGAACGGTGAAGCTGTTGCTGGCCGTGGGTGCCGGTGTATCGGAAGGCGAATACGTGAATCGCGCGCAGGCGTTGAACGTCCTGACTGGCAATGCCATGTCGGGCGAAGCGACCGCCACTGTGCGTGTCGTGCCGGATCCTACATTTGATTGCACCGACGTGATCGGCAAGGTTTTCAACGACGTCAATCGCAATGGTGTGCAGGACAACGGAGAAGAAGGCTTGCCCGCTGTTCGTGTCGTTACGGCTCGCGGTCTGCAGGCGACTACCGATCGTTACGGCCGCTACCACATCACCTGTGCACTTACACCAGATGAGTACCGCGGCAGCAACTTTGTGCTCAAGCTGGACGACCGGACACTCCCGAGCGGATTCCGTATGTCGAGTGACCCGGTGCAGATTAAACACGCCACTCGCGGCAAAATCTTGAAGTTCAACTTCGCTGCGTCGCTCCATCGCGTGGTCGGTATCGACCTCTCTGACGCGGTGTTTGAGCCGGGCAAAACCGAAATTCGCGCTCAATGGCGTCCTCGACTGGACCTGCTTCTCGGTGAACTTCGCAAGTCGCCTTCGGTGCTTCGCTTGTCCTACATCGCGGATATCGAAGATGAGGCCCTTGTGGGACAGCGAGTGGAAGCGATCAAGCGCCAGTTGACCGGCGCCTGGGATTCGACGAGCAAGAGCTACGTACTCACGATCGAGCCGGAAGTCTTCTGGCGTCGGGGTGCTCCACCTAGGAAGCCCGAAATGCGTGCGCCGGAGAGCAGGTGAACACAATGACCAAGTCCCATCATCTATCGCTGATCGTCGGATTCCTGATGATGACCGCCTCTTTGGGCGCCGGTCAGGTCACCATGCTGAAGCCGGGCCAGCCGGTCGAGCGGCATCTCTCTCCAGACCAGACGCCCCGGGAGTGGTCTCAGGCCCCAAGTCCAACGGCTGACCTCAAGCGGATCAAGGTGTGTCGCGTGGAAACTGTCTGCAAGATGCAGTTCCGCGAAGGCCAAACACCACGTACGCGAGTCCGGAACCTGGTCGTGCCCCTGCGTTACGAGAACGAGAACATTTCTCTTCCCGACAATTTTACTAAGCAACTCCGCCATGCGCTCGACAACCTGAAGGATAAAAAGGGTGTCACCGCTCGTTTTATCGGCTACACCGACGACAAGCCCCTGACCGGCCGCGACGAGCAGACGTACGGAGACCATCTTTCGTTGTCCAAGGCAAGGGCGTACCGTGTTGCACTCGCTGCTCAGGAGACCCTGGGACTGTCTTCCTCGGCGGTCGAAAGCGAGGGTCGCGGTGCATCACAACCCATCGCTTCCAACGACACCCCGCAGGGACGCGCGCTGAACCGGCGCGTTGAGGTGGAATTCTGGTACGACGATCCTCTTCAGAACTTGCCGGAAGAGCCACAACTCTGTCCGGGCGATGGCACCGAGGAAATGTCGACCAAGATTTACGATCCGCCGTGGGGCAGCCTCCCGACGCTTAAGCTTGAGAACGGCCAGCCGATCATTCCGCCCGGATACGCGGCCGAACTTCATCGCGCCCTGGCTGATGTTGCAGAACGGAAGAATGCCCGGTTGCGGTTCATCGGCTACACGAAAGACGAACGACTGGATCGTCGCACAGCCTCCGTGTACGGCGACGACATAGGTCTTTCCGCGGCACGCGCGCGCCGCACCATGGAAACTGTAATGCAGGATCCCGCGCTATCGGGGGCTCGCGCCGAGCACGAGGGTCGTGGCTACGTTCAATCGGACGACGTCGTGAATATCGGCTTCACGCAGGGCGAAGATTCATTCGTCAGAGTACAGGTCGTCTATGACGAACCGCTTGCGCTGGACGATCATGAGGGCGTCGATGTAAACCGCCTGACTCGTGAGATCAGTCCCAAGAGCCCTTATGAACTCAACGTGATGCACATTACCGTCGATGGCAAACCCATTGACGATCCCGGCCGCAGTTCGTCCGACATTCAGCGTTGTACCGACGTGGCGCTCGACAAAGCCAATATCCAGCTTCGTTACGACAATCTTGAGTCACGGCCGCGACTCGGTGTCGCAGCGCATCCGGTCGCGCTCGCGGTAGCCGACATCGACGGCTCCCCTGCTGCTTCCACGGTTTATTTCCGGATGTACACCAACTACGCAGCGTTCATAAGGCGGGCCGAAATTCGAATCTTCGAGCAAGACCAGTCACTTCAGGCGAAACCGGTCGAGGTCATCGATATCGACGATACCGGCTTTGCAAAGTGGCGCGCGTCGGCAGAAATTCTCGCCGGCCCCGCACGTGAACTGAAGTATCTGTTGCGCGCTTATGATGCAAAGGGAAACTTTGATGAAACCAGCGCACGGCCACTGCTGATTTACCGTGAGTCGTCGCCTGCAAAACTCCTTGCGTCCGACGGACCTCCGCCCGTCGAGTTACTGGCGGCCTACGGCGATAACGATCTCGTCCGCCACCAGATACCTCTCGGCAGCGGCACCGTAGACGTTCAGGGTACTGGGGTACCTGCCGGGCATACCGTGTGGGTAGCTGGCCGCCCCGTCCCGGTCGACGGCAAGGGCAGCTTCATCGCCGAGGAGATCCTTCCTTCAGGAACACATACGGTGGAAGTGGCAGTGCTCGACGATGCGGGTAACGGCTCGCTCTATCTTCGTGACTTGGAGTTCAAGCGCAAAGATCTGTTCTATCTGGGTGTCGCCGACATCACGCTATCCGACAATCGGGGCAACGGCGCAATTGGGCAGTTCCAGGGTGACAATCCTCGCCAACCCTACGACTCTTCTTTCGGCGGCCGCCTGGCGTTCTTCGTAAACGGCAAGGTCACGGAGCATTGGAAGATGACCGCAAGCGCCGACACTCGGGAAGGCCCGATCAAGGATTTGTTCAGCAATTTCCTAGACAAGTCGCCCGAGTCACTGTTTCGACGCATCGATCCCGATTACTACTATCCGACCTTCGGCGACGATGGCGTCGTTAGAGAAATGGCGCCAACGCTTGGCAAGTTCTACATGAAAGCGAGTCATGGTCAGAACTACGGAATGTGGGGCAACTTCAAGGTCGGTTATACGGGCAACGAACTTGCTCACGTAGATCGCGGGCTTTACGGTGCCAACGCACACTTCGGTTCGGAAGTCACAACGAAGTTTGGCGAGCAGCGGATCGGTATCGACGGGTTTGCTGGTGCTCCTGGAACCATGCCAAGTTATGAGGAATTCCGCGGAACCGGAGGGTCGCTCTACTTTCTACGTCACCAGGACATCCTCACGGGGTCGGAGCGGGTGCGAGTTGAAATCCGCGACAAGGCTTCAGGCATTGTTACCGGTGTGGTTAACCTTCGGGAGAACATCGACTACGACTTCGACTACTTGCAGGGTCGCGTGATGCTTTCGCAACCACTGTCATCAACTGCCGATGACAACCTGCTCGTTCGTAGTACGGGTTTGAGTGGCGACGAAGCCTATCTCGTCGTCCGGTATGAATACACACCCGGTTTCGACAGTCTGGATGCGGTTGCTACCGGCGGCCAGGGCCATTTCTGGGTCAATGACCACCTGCGACTCGGTCTTACCGCGAACTCCAATCAGGGCGATGCTGACAGCAGCCTTGGGGCTGCGGATCTGACACTCCGTATGAGCACCGACACCTGGTTCAAGATGCAAACAGGCCGAAGCCAGGGTCTGCTTTCCAGCCAGTTGCGTTCCGACGATGGTGGATTTGGGTTCCGTGGCTACAACGACCTTTCCTTCGCCGACACAAATGCCATGGCCTATCGTGCAGACATTAGCGTCGGCATCGGCGATCTGCTAAAAGGCCGTAGGGGGCGGCTTACCTTCTATATGCAGAATCTTGGTGCCGGATACTCGGCTCCGGGCCAGGCAACTATCAAGGACACTGAGTATTTCGGCGGCACTTTCCGGATGCCCGTAACCAAGCGCCTGACTCTAGCGGCGAAGGGTGATCAGCGGACCGAAGATTTAGGACTCGAAACCCGGGCTATTGAGCTCAACGCTGTTTCTAAGCTGACCGACAGGTGGAGCGTCAGTGGTGGAATGCGTAACGATTTGCGCAGAGACCTCTCTTTGATCATCCCACTTACGCAGGAGCAGGGCGAGCGCACGGATGCGGTCGTACAGGTCGCCTTTGATCACAGCGCCTTGTGGCGTGCCTATGGCTTCGTTCAGAACACGATTGCCTCAACCGGCGCGCGTCAGGACAACGGACGCATCGGCGTGGGTGGCTCATATCGTCCGGCAGAACGTTTCAAGATTGACGCTGAAGTTTCTGACGGCGACCTTGGGTTCGGCGGCAGAATCGGCACGAACTATCTCTACTCCGAGCGCACCAACCTCTACCTTAATTACGCGTTAGAGAATGAGCGTACCGACAACGGCCGGGAAGTCCGTCGCGGTAACTTGGTCTCGGGCGCGAAGCGTAGGCTCTCGGATACGTCCAGCGTCTACATGGAAGAGCGCTACCAAGACCACGGCTCGCTAGCCGGCCTAACCCACGCCACGGGTATCAACCTCGTTGCGGGAGAACGCTGGAATTTCGGAGCGAATACCGAAGTCGGCAGGTTACGCGACTCCATCAGCGGTGCCGAAACCAATCGCAAGGCTACGGGAGTTCGCCTTGGCTTTGGCCAGGACACACTGCAATTCTCAAGCGCGATTGAGTACCGCCGCGACAATGCCGAGCAACTCGACCTCACTCATACCCAAAGAATCGCATGGCTGTTCCGGAATAACTTCAAGTTCGCCGTGACTCCGGACTGGCGCATCCTCGGAAAGCTGAACCACTCTCTCAGCAACAGTTCCCTCGGCGAGTATTACGATGGCGGGTACACCGAGGCGGTGGTAGGGTACGCGTATCGTCCGGTCCGGAATGACCGGTTAAGTGCCCTCGTAAAATACACGTACTTCTACAACATCCCGAGTTCTGATCAACTGACGCTTCAGAACGTGTTAGCCGACTACATCCAGAAGAGTCACGTTGCGGCTCTGGATCTTACCTTCGATGTCACCGCGAACTGGTCCGTAGGGGGCAAGTACGCCTACCGCGTGGGACAGGTGAGCCTTGACCGCAACCAGCGGAACTTCTTCGACAGCGCCGCCCAGCTCTCCGTTTTGCGCGTGGACTGGCGTTTCCGCAAGAACTGGGAAAGCATGGCCGAGGTACGGATGCTCGGTCTGCCTGACGTCAACCAACGCCGCCGCGGTGCGCTGGCCGCCGTGTATCGATATTTTGGCAAGACCATGAAGATCGGCGCCGGTTACAACTTCACCGATTTCTCTGACGACCTCACCGACATGAAATACGACCACAAGGGCGTGTTCCTCAACTTCGTGGGGACGAAGTAGCCGCCCGTATCCGACGATGGGCTCGATGAAAGAGTTTTCTTTGTTTCCTCCTTCTCTCAGTTGAAGTTCTTGCGCCTGAGAGTCCACTCGGAATCGGAACACAGTCCGCACTTCTCGCCCGTGAACACGGCGGCGGCCTTCTTGTCGTGTTTCAGTTGCCAATTGAGCCACGCAACCATCACGTCGGCGAATTTGCCCCCGTGCGGCTGAATGCTGGTTCCACCATGGCCGACGTTGATGTCGGCGCGGAAAAGCGGTATGTGGTTAATATCGGTGTAGTCCAGATCGGCGTTGTTGTAGGCAATGTCGGTAGGGCCGCCAATGATGTAAATCACCGGCGTGTGCAGCTTCTTCAGCGATTCGGTCTTTGCAGCCGGAAGAGTGATGCTGGGCGGAAGCTTGCTCGTGTCGCGAATGATGCCGGTGTTCAGCAGCAGCGCTGTCTTTACGCGCGGGTCGGCTGCGGCCTCGATTGCTTGAAGTCCACCGCAAGAGGTTCCCGATACACCAATCTCGTCTGTGGCGATCTTGTTCTTGTAGGGGCTTCCGGACGTCGAGTTTTGTTTGATGGCCCAATCAATGGCTTCATTGAGTTGACTGGATTTGGTTGGTTTGCGAGTAATCGGATTCATAGGAGGAGGCTCTCCCGCCGGCGGACCGGGTTTCTCGCCCTTCGCTTGTGCTTCCCGCATTTTGGCGAGTAAGGTCGTGAAGTTTGGATCGATCGGGCCTATCGCAACGACGAGATAACCGTGCGAAGCGATCTCCGACAGATATGGCTCGGTGGAATTGCCTGCATTCAAGCAAGCGCCATTTCCCCAAGCGAGAATCGGAAGCTTCTCTTTGACTGCAGAGACGTTTTCAGGATGGTAGACGGTGAAACCAGGAAGAGAATGGTCCTCTTCCATAACCACCTTGTAGGGTCCGGTAGTGTCGTGCGTGGTTTGGGCGTTGACGATGATGGCAGAAGCAGTAATAAGGATGACCGCAGCAGCACAGGCCCTTAGTCCTTTGTACATGACTTTCCTCTCTCCCTTACTGGGCGGCTGAAGATTGTGCGAGCCTCTAGTCGCGAACTATCGAAATAGTCTCGGCGCAAAATCGGCAAGATACTTCCGCCAGACGGTCCAATTGTGGGAGCCCCCGGTTTCTACCCAGACATGCTTGATTCCGGCTTTCTCAAATTCTTCGTGTGTCTGCTTTACAGGTTTG
The sequence above is a segment of the Terriglobales bacterium genome. Coding sequences within it:
- a CDS encoding OmpA family protein; the encoded protein is MTKSHHLSLIVGFLMMTASLGAGQVTMLKPGQPVERHLSPDQTPREWSQAPSPTADLKRIKVCRVETVCKMQFREGQTPRTRVRNLVVPLRYENENISLPDNFTKQLRHALDNLKDKKGVTARFIGYTDDKPLTGRDEQTYGDHLSLSKARAYRVALAAQETLGLSSSAVESEGRGASQPIASNDTPQGRALNRRVEVEFWYDDPLQNLPEEPQLCPGDGTEEMSTKIYDPPWGSLPTLKLENGQPIIPPGYAAELHRALADVAERKNARLRFIGYTKDERLDRRTASVYGDDIGLSAARARRTMETVMQDPALSGARAEHEGRGYVQSDDVVNIGFTQGEDSFVRVQVVYDEPLALDDHEGVDVNRLTREISPKSPYELNVMHITVDGKPIDDPGRSSSDIQRCTDVALDKANIQLRYDNLESRPRLGVAAHPVALAVADIDGSPAASTVYFRMYTNYAAFIRRAEIRIFEQDQSLQAKPVEVIDIDDTGFAKWRASAEILAGPARELKYLLRAYDAKGNFDETSARPLLIYRESSPAKLLASDGPPPVELLAAYGDNDLVRHQIPLGSGTVDVQGTGVPAGHTVWVAGRPVPVDGKGSFIAEEILPSGTHTVEVAVLDDAGNGSLYLRDLEFKRKDLFYLGVADITLSDNRGNGAIGQFQGDNPRQPYDSSFGGRLAFFVNGKVTEHWKMTASADTREGPIKDLFSNFLDKSPESLFRRIDPDYYYPTFGDDGVVREMAPTLGKFYMKASHGQNYGMWGNFKVGYTGNELAHVDRGLYGANAHFGSEVTTKFGEQRIGIDGFAGAPGTMPSYEEFRGTGGSLYFLRHQDILTGSERVRVEIRDKASGIVTGVVNLRENIDYDFDYLQGRVMLSQPLSSTADDNLLVRSTGLSGDEAYLVVRYEYTPGFDSLDAVATGGQGHFWVNDHLRLGLTANSNQGDADSSLGAADLTLRMSTDTWFKMQTGRSQGLLSSQLRSDDGGFGFRGYNDLSFADTNAMAYRADISVGIGDLLKGRRGRLTFYMQNLGAGYSAPGQATIKDTEYFGGTFRMPVTKRLTLAAKGDQRTEDLGLETRAIELNAVSKLTDRWSVSGGMRNDLRRDLSLIIPLTQEQGERTDAVVQVAFDHSALWRAYGFVQNTIASTGARQDNGRIGVGGSYRPAERFKIDAEVSDGDLGFGGRIGTNYLYSERTNLYLNYALENERTDNGREVRRGNLVSGAKRRLSDTSSVYMEERYQDHGSLAGLTHATGINLVAGERWNFGANTEVGRLRDSISGAETNRKATGVRLGFGQDTLQFSSAIEYRRDNAEQLDLTHTQRIAWLFRNNFKFAVTPDWRILGKLNHSLSNSSLGEYYDGGYTEAVVGYAYRPVRNDRLSALVKYTYFYNIPSSDQLTLQNVLADYIQKSHVAALDLTFDVTANWSVGGKYAYRVGQVSLDRNQRNFFDSAAQLSVLRVDWRFRKNWESMAEVRMLGLPDVNQRRRGALAAVYRYFGKTMKIGAGYNFTDFSDDLTDMKYDHKGVFLNFVGTK